DNA from Acipenser ruthenus chromosome 23, fAciRut3.2 maternal haplotype, whole genome shotgun sequence:
GTTCCGCGACTACTTGGGAGACTTCATCGAGCACTACGCCCAGTTAGGGCCCAGCAACCCAGACATGGTCCAGGACGAACCCCGACGGGCGTTGAAGAGCGAGTTCCTGGTGCGCGAGAATCGGAAATACTACATGGACCTGAAAGAGAACCAGAGAGGCCGGTTTCTGAGGATCCGCCAGACCGTGAACCGGGGCCCGGGTTTGGGCTCCTCGCAGGGCCAAACCATCGCCCTCCCCGCACAGGGACTCATTGAGTTTCGCGATGCCTTGGCCAAGCTCATCGACGATTACGGGGTGGAGGAAGAGCCCGCCGAGTTGCCCGAGGGCACCTCCTTGACTGTTGACAACAAGCGCTTCTTTTTTGATGTGGGCTCCAACAAGTACGGGGTGTTTATGCGGGTGAGCGAGGTAAAGCCCACCTACCGCAACTCCATCACCGTCCCCTACAAAGTGTGGGCCAAATTCGGGAACACTTTCTGTAAATACGCGGAGGAGATGAAGAAGATCCAGGAGAAGCAAAGAGAGAAAAGGGCATCGGAGCTGCTGCAGCAACAAGAGGAGGTCCACGGGGACGACGGGGACGAAGATTGATACCTGTAGTGCGGAAAGAAAATAACAAGCGGAacgaataattaaaaaaaaaaatactttactgtaaagaaaattaaaactgtAACTGTTTAACTCCAAGGGCGCACCACCCACCCAAATTCCACAAACTGACAGTTTGACATGTTGACTTGTCACCCATCGCTGGATGTTTCCACTTATCCACCAATTAAACAGTAAGCAGCTGCTAAAAACAAAGTAATAACATTATATATGAACTGTGTTTCCTACTTGATTAAAATTAGAAGAACTGAGTGTTTATTTCCCTAATTAACCGAGAAGTTTTGTACACGTTcaagctattattattaaaaaaaaaagtgtttgcaatgGTCAGATTATAATATTGCTGAATTCTAGCAGAAGAGTCCTTTTCATGTGAGCTAACATTTGACTTCAGCACAAAAGAGATATTTTAGAACACGTAAATAatatttttgagttttttttctccattttgtTACCAAATTTCAAACCTTAAATGGAGGTTATTGTAGTATATTTGACACCTATATACCTGTGATTAGAGATGTGTGTATATACGAGGGCTAGGCATGCTGTGTGTCTGAGCTTTGTTCAATGTTATGCAGAAGTCTGTAGAGTAAGGTACATTGGTTTAATTCATGCAAGGTAAACTATAAGAGCTCTCTTTTATACAATATGCATTGCATCTGGACCATAAACATATAAAACTGGTCAGTGGAATTTCTGTGAACATGAAGAAaattatataacaaaacaaaaaaaacatttaaatgaaaagcGCTAAGTTGTTTGATTTTTACGTTTTAACGAAACGATTATAGTTAGCAGAGCAAGTTATACATTTGTCTAAGGCTGTTTGTCATTACATGTGATCTCGCAATGTACCTGTGTAACCCTAACTGTTTCAATATCTCAAGAGTGCAGTAACTGCATGCAGCAGTTTCTTAAGGAGGTGTATTTTATCATATCAACCTGCTATTGGGGCTGTgcaaaaacatggtaaaccataaaacatttaaacaaaacagtgaaaAATACACATGATTTTGTGAATCAGAAGTATTAAAACAAACGACATGCCCACGTTTTAAGtgggtgtatttaaaaaaagctaaaatcCAACACAAACATAAATAGAAACATTCAGCTACTTGTAGGTAAGTTGCACCTGTGAGAACTGCTGCATGTACACTGTAGCAGAGCGTCGTTTGGAGATTAGACAACCTGGTGCCTTATGTAGAGTACATGTTTATATAACGGTTCAGTCCTTTGGAAATCTGTGGTTTGTGGGGGCATCTAGTTTGCCACAGTAAATGTGGTGGTTAACTACTGGATATTTTAAAACCCAAAGAAAGATTTACTTTTTCAGTCACTTGAGTGAGTATTCCTGAATTCTCACACAGGCTTTCAAGGGAACCACCTTCATGTAAACATGGAAAATGTCACCTGCAAGGAGAGGAATTATGCTATGCTTAACTGAGGTGCGACAGGAAGAGATCTGGCCAGTTTCAAGGTAGACTACAGACGGAGATATAAACAGCCTCCTGTAAAGCCCTTTGTAATGTTTGCAAATTCTGTATGTAGGCATATGGCTTGGGCAGTATGTGTATTTTGTGAGTTGCTAAAGATCACGACGGAGTATTATTTAGcatgtctattttattttatttttttttttttaaagagttactccacattgtttttgttttgaccaTTTTTGCTCACAGAAAAAGGTTTTGATGAAACTTTTACTAAATGCTACATTTCATTACTGTGTGCAATACTGTATGTCAATGTTGGCGGTTTTCTAtgtgtatcaattaaatatatgaataatatttGGAAACCCTTGGCTGAATTCcacagtagtttattttttttaagctgaccctgaaaaaaaaaaaacatatatccgAACATCAAGCAACGGCTTGCATACAGTTTTCTGCACTTAGAAATGTGATAGCCATGCAACAGGTTGCACTTTCTGTATTCTAGTAAAGTAATAGTCTGAATTCCTCTACGCAGCCAAGGAGAGGAGAGGCCAACCAGAAATCTGTGTGAGATTAACGCATTCGAGAGCCCCACCTGCACCCTTGCTACCTGTACCTGTACTAAAACATTGCATTGTCTATGTACTGAATGGATCAGTCGGTCCACCCACTAACTGAGAACTGCTGTTTAATCTCACAGAAAATAGCCTGTTGTAATGATTGCTGTTTCCTACATTATTCAGCACTTTTCTTCATGTCAGTAAATATAAGTAAATCTGATTTTAGTTAACATTGCAACACAGTTTTTGAAGAAAAAAGATGTAAAATAGATGGCTCATAAGCATGCAGTAATACATGTTTTTGATGTTTGATGCAAGTTATAAAAAATGTACCTTGAAGCAGATCCTTGCAAAttgtacttttttattgtttgtttttgcataaTTCTAGTGGTGTTTCTTTTAGTTGAATGTGAAGTACTGATCTTATTCTCGTTGGACACGGTACATGTTACTTTAGCATTCAAAAGTTTCCTAATGGTCCTGAGCTCTTAGTGGAAAGTCTCTGTGAAATAATATATCTTCTCATTAACTCCTGTTGTCTCCAACCGGCGAATTTGAAACATCAAGAAACTATCAACTTAGTTTGTATAGAGGGGATGAGGGGGAGATGTTCTTTGTAGATTTGcagtgttcatttaaaatgaatgcctCTTTCCGTTCTCCACCTGTGTCCAGAAGGGAGGACACGTTGCATCCTTGAGCTTCTGTGGCTGTGAACAGGATTTCAATGTGAAGGCACAGTGACCTCACCAGTGGTGTGGGATTGTGTGATATGCATTGGCATGACACTAATCATGTGTAGGTTATGTGCCACCAATCATTTCTTCAGGATTTCCATTTCAATGTGCAGTGATTGGAATGTCCTTGTACAAATAGTTAGCGCAAGCACATACACTCATAATGTACTGTAACATTGGAGCAGTCTTATTGTTAGTTTGAGAATATAAAaaatctcttttttcttttcaatattcTACGTGTAAGAGGATCTCCCAGCAAAGCCCCTGCAGAAGGTCTGGCTAGAGAGATGCTGTTTTAAACCTTCAGAAACACAAATTACTGGAGTAGTGAAGGCTCTGACACAatcaaaatgtgcaaaaaaatatttattgtgcaGTAGAGTAGTGCCTGTGTTggctccttttttatttttattgtttattttaagggtTAAGGCTGCAGTCTGTTCCCAATGCCCATGGCAGTACAGTAGATAGTTGTTTTTATAATAGTAatgtaaaatggatttaattcaGTTTTGAACATGCCTGGTAATCTTTGTATttcttaaaacaatatatatatttgtttcccCCCTCCCCAGTAGAAAACCATGTGATATTTGAATTGCATTACGCAAGAGGGATATAATTTACTCTTTTGATTTGTgaggcattattattatgatgatgatgattatgattatgaataGGCCACGGTATTAATGTCTGGGTACCGGCCGTGTAGTTCTGCAGGAAGCTGCTATGAGAAGAACGGTGGTGcagttttgtgtttttcagtAACTGTTGGTTTGTTCTGTATTGTTCTCTACTGACTGTTAACCCTTTTTAGCTGTGTAAAGCTGGCCGTTCTCCACAGTGTTTAGGTTAGTCTTGGAATCGCAGTTAAGTGCTTGTGTTTTCTGAGTTTTCACCAGAGGTTATCTTTGACCTTGTATTCTGTATTGTTATTAAGGGATTATTGTCCCCATTATAGATTTGTTCCTGGTTGACTTTTGTTTCTTCTGTGGCTTTATGTAATAATGCCTCATAACATTGGCCCTTTAAAAAGCATTTTcagaaaatcattttttgtttttttttgtttttttttaacctccaGTCCTGTCTAAGCTGTACACTGTTACAGTATTGCATTGTCGTCAAGTTAATTAGTGTACAGttttaatatatatctatatatatcattttataatTGATTGTATATAACATTATAATATTGTGATGTCTGCATTTGTGTTAATGCTAGGTTTCACAATAAACAGACATTCTGaataagctacatttaaaaaaatatataaataaaaaataattataaagataTTCGAAAGACAGCTATGTAGAAAATGAGTAGTACGTCAAGTCAAGATATTAATATGTTGTTAATAGAAGACTGGCTTTGACATGGAAGTGCTGCCAACATTGTAGCAGTTGAGCAGTGTAATGGCTATGTTCACCCTCAGTATTAGAATGCAGTGCTAATTGTATgtctggcatttttttttatgatacgGCAGAACCTATGCTAATTGCTAATTTCTAGTTTGACAGTATCTCATTCCAGTCACTGAAATCATTTAAGTAAATAGAAGGTGATGTTCGTATtctcatttttaataatgcagcattTAATTAAATGACCTATTTCCTTTGTGATCTCAAGCACAGATGTTGCTGTGTCTGGCAGCTCGTAGTGGGATTCCTGCAGAATGAAGTCCATGTACTCAAACCTGGTCAGCctccacacagtgcagcacagcgcAGGGCTCTCCTGCctccacacagtgcagcacagcgcAGGGCTCTCCTGCctccacacagtgcagcacagcacagggcTCTCCTGCctccacacagtgcagcacagcgcAGGGCTCTCCTGCctccacacagtgcagcacagcgcAGGGCTCTCCTGCctccacacagtgcagcacagcgcAGGGCTCTCCTGCctccacacagtgcagcacagcgcAGGGCTCTCCTGCctccacacagtgcagcacagcgcAGGGCACACCTGCctccacacagtgcagcacagcgcAGGGCTCTCCTGCAGCTGCCAGACCCTTCTGGAGGGAGCTGTTTAAAGCAGACCCAGGGCAAACTTGTTCTGTTCTGGTATTGCAGGCTCCAGAATGACCACTGCACCCTTagctttcattttgtttaatcGCAAATTCACACAATGCAGTTTGTCTATTGGTTTTGACAAGCCcgctttttttaatttgttttattcttgCACAGTATTTGAATAACTGATATACTGTTAACAGCTGCCAAGCACTGAAGAGCTAGGTTTGGCCTGGATCTTGCATAAAGAAATGTGTAGAGCttactttttgtattattattcaagGTGTTTATTTACCTACAATAGGTGCTGCAGTTCTCAATGGTGCTATGCTGCAGTCATTGGATTGCAGACCagctgttttaatgtatttaagttTGGTTATGCCAGCTGAAGACCAGTGAATTTTCCAGTGACCCAGTTTGAGAGAGGCATCCCTGGTCTTTTTACAAGCTGTTTTTGGAAGCAACGCACTTTTAAAATCGgaggccaatttaaaaaaaaaaaaagttatattttgtttGTCTCATCTACTGCTGGGAAGGAAGGCTGCAGCGTAGATTTTTCAAATGTCATGCTCTCTGATGTGTATCACTATTTACAGTTATATAAGTTTTGCTATGTTTGTTTCCAGGTTCTTCCCATAGTAGTCAATTCCTagggaaaacaaaaacattaaagcaGTGCATGAGCCCTTGTTAGTGAAGTGCATGTATTATATGAGGATGGGCTATGAATATTGTGTTCACTACCCAACAATGCAGAGTCCCACTGGCTTAGAGGATGGatctctattatatatatatatatatatatattatagatagatagagcttTTTGTAGGATGTGCTATTGAGGTCAGAGGGGTTTAAAAGAATGTATAGGTgatttttaattaattcatattTTGCCTGACCTAAACAATGCAGTATCCCCTTTTATAAAAAATGCTATTCAGTTGTCATTAACCCTTTTAGTTTTTCATCCAATTTCTATGGGCAACTTGCCTATAataatctttagttttgtatttatttaacccctCTGAAGTGGCAATAAGTCGATTTGAAATGCTCATTGATTAGGCAGTGTGGGGTGGCATTATACTTTACCTAAACACTGTCTAGAAGCTTTTGATGGGATGCTGCACTTGTAAGCATTTCTTCCGGATCCTGTTGGCTTTGCTGGTTGATAGGACCATGTCATTTTCACATGTTGTGTGTTAAAGTATGCTGCTGTGTTCATGTTCTGACAGGTCTAACTGAGTAAATTGCATGACAGTAAAGAATTAGTGCTAACATGTATTGATTCCTAGTTggcaacatgttttaaatgtcacacaattAAGACTGTGCAATCTATTTTCTATAGATACTTTACTTCAATCATATATTTTTGTAGAGTATTTATTACTGGTATATTGCCTTTCATGAACTAAATATGGTGCTTAATTGGTTTTAGAAattctttcattttcaaaaaaataaatagattttttagATTTTgggttgttgttttgttatgctTTTTTGTGTATATTCACAGCCTTAATAAATTTATTTTAGACTTCTTGGTGGTaccttgtgtttgtttgtaactAGTTTATGCTGGTAGTAATTTTAGACTAAATATGTCTTATTATTGCAATAAAGATTACACATTTCAGACTTCTGGTGTCCACACATTACTTTATTAATGATGCACATTATTCTTTCCAATTCCTATTGTCTTTTAAATCAAGCTAATTGCTGATTTTAGTAAGCGTCTGATTACAAAATACCATAGTGCCAGACAACGCTAATTAGTGTGGACACTTCTATTCAAGTTTCTTGGCCTTTGGTTTGCAAAGTCTGCTGAATAGTTTCAGCATTTCTGTGGGAACTGAAGAACCTGACACTAGAACTCAGCCATGATCACAGTTAGGTTCTGCTTCTTGAAATATAATGACAAACAGCTGCTCCATATAGAGCCATGGGAATGATATTTAGGGACTTTAAAGCTTCTAAACTGGAACCCAATACAGTGCCCATACAGGGTGAAGCCCAAATGCTTGTCTGTTTAATTAGAAAATAACTACACAATATGTTCTGCCTATAAAAGTCTGGAATTCATAGAATGAGTGTTactgtcattttttattatttttttatgagcACTGTTTCTTTGGAAACCATGAATAAGTATAGACTGGGAATGATTGGGTTTCTAACCACTGTTTTAATGCTATCAATTTTCATTCCAAACAGTTTCGTTACCAGTCTCATTCTGAACGGCAGTTCAAGCAAATGCTCCAGATAAAAACGGGACGTGTGACCTACAGCATTGGGAAGACACTCGGTCTTAGCACCTGTCTCAAAGCAATGTACCCTTTATTTACAAGAAGCCATTCGACGAAAGGCGAGGTTTCTTTAGTCAGATTTAGGTCTGAACTTTCTGCATCCGCGATTTCGTGTTGCCCTGTTTTTATCTTGTGAATCATCATTATAAATGCTACAGTATTTACGCTTCCGTTTAACGAGACTTGGAAGCAGTTATCCACCATGTTttgctttataaataataataaccactctTCTTACAGGGAAGCTTGGGCGTTCACACGCTAGTGATTTAAGGTTTTCCATGTCATCCATATTCTGTGCATTATTACTGATCCAGCATCCAGTAAGGTCTGGAACTGTACCTTCACAATGCAACATGCCCCCATGCACAGAAAACTccctaggcagagatgaagagaaacCGAtgcttttgtctttttaaatcaGGTCGCTAGagaaccttttaaaaaaataataataataataattctgttttcACAGCCGTAGTGAAGGATGATTTTTCAATGAATCCCCATTCTCTCCAGCCACTGTAATATATTAGATTCTACAGCTGATCAGCAGACTTATAGAGAGGCCTGTCACGTGAtcctgttgccatggtttctgCCGTGTTTCCCTGCAGTAGCCCACATTGTGATAGGCTGCGGGGTTTTCCAATACGATGAGATTGGAAGCAGTTTTACAGCTGGATTGTATTGGTGCAAACGAATGGCGGCATTTCATACAGACTGAATGgggacccccccacacacacacaaaatgaataaTGCTTCTTTGCCAATTGTTAATTGCTGTAGCCGTATTCCAGTGTATTGTTCATTGTATGAAATCCGATTCAGTAGCCTGTTATGCTGCAAGGTCCTTCGCGGTTTATTAGagtgtgtcactgtgtctgtcAATTGCTAGACTGTCAAATCAAGAATGTCGGACCCAGAAACATATTCTGCtacctttatgtaaattgcacccatGGTACAGAACATAATTGAAAACGCTGCgccattattattagtagtagaagtagtagtagtagtagtagtacaatGTTAGCTTTCTGTCGGCGATGTGTAATACTTTGGACACATAAGCTAAAGCATAGTGAtgcttttactgttttattttattaaaagaaaaaaagaaaccgcTAAATATTCCAGAATTGGCAAATAAATTAATCTTccaatacagtatattgtagctgtgtgtgtgtgtgtgtgtgtgtgtgtgtgtgtgtgtgtgttttgtctatACAGTCCTATAGCCAGCACACTCCCACTCATATTTCGCTTGTAGTATTTTCAACGATAGGACAGCAATATTGTTCGTCACGAGGTGAAGCGAGGTGACCTGGCGCACCTTTACTGCAATACTTTGTTTCCGTCAAAGTGAATTATCGAATAATATCGAAGTGATAGCAGCACTCAGCATTGTGTAattgtgcgtgtgtgcgtgtggaaAACTTGAGGTATTTCACAAAACCACTGTAGCAAATGGCTAAGTAGCAAGTGTTTACGATTTGAAAATTAATcttatacaaaatataataaacacattacagAATTTTGTATAGCCTTCATTAAACGTTTGggaatttttattttgttaacatttatgttttTGTGTAGTTAAAACAGACATTTcatatttgtttttccttttacaaaagTCTGttgtgccatatatatatatatgctactgCTATTTGTGTTAACTAGAAGCGTCTCACAGGAAATATAAACATCGTTGATACATAGGATACTGCATTGCTTGGTTTTCttacattatataatatataacctATTGAAATATTAAGTTGCATTTCTACTCTGTTGAACGCTATTGATTTGATAACACTAATGCTTATAGCAAATGGGGTCTGTTGTATTTTAAATTGACCTAAAATTAACATTTAATCGTGTATTTAAATTGTTGTCCATTGCATAAATATAGCCTGTTTCTACTTCATATtgatgtgttttatttgaattgaTGAGACGATCGTTTAGTAAGGGGGACGCCATAAGATAGCAGTGTAATCATTGCAATTCAATCTCAAGGGGTTTTGTTGGACAATTTAGTAAAAGCATGAATTAAGGTGAAAGatgttttttcactgtatgtatgttTCTGTTAGTACGCCTGGTTTTCTTAATGACACATACACATACAATGCTTGAAATCTGAGCATGCAGTCTGTTTCGAGCCTGCGCTGTTTCTTCACTGGGGGTCCATATGGAACGTTGTATTCGTCACTTTAGCAGAACCCGCGGGTTCATATCCCTATAACCAGTTATCAGTTTGTTTTGTCACTGGCAATGCCAACAATGTGTTAATAAAACCTCACAACAACAATTAACAAAGTAGAATAATAAAGACCCCATTCTAgcgttttggggtttttttttaacacggATGACGAAGCCAAGGTTGAACTTTGCCAGGTGTTATGGCACTATCCAAGTGCTAGAACATAGAAAACGTAGCACACTCAAACCAAACATAATACAATGAAGTTTGTTTCAATGCAAGCATTGCAGTGGATAAATTGTACAGGGTCCTAAAAAAAACGAAGTGTACTAATAAAACAAGCATGTTCTCTATTCCTTTATCTGCTCAATTTAGCCCTGTAACACTTGAATTGAATTGATTTGGTTTGTAGCGAGCCTTGTTCCACGTCGCCTTAGCAAGCGATGTAATTAATGATGTATGTATTGTTTAAACATTGGCCCGCATCATTACATGCCAAATAAGCAGCGTCTGCTGGGCACTAGaatggccctgaatatcaaagcttctCCGGCCGTCGAGGAGGGCTTTTGTGGCGGTGTTGAACTTGACTGTTTTTCGTGTTCCgagcaaaaatataaaaatggcctggaaggatgagaacagtcacAAAACCCCAATtctgacagtatgaggaatgttaaaTGGATACCTAATTGCCTTATTCTTTGCCATCGGTTGTTTATTTATCCACACTCAAGTGTAATTCGTTTTCATGAAGTACAATCACAAAATGACATTAACACGAGCGCTCGaacttgttttctctctctctgtcctgaagtactttattattgtgttctattaaatttatcttctcttctttctcctgaaacacacgtctgttttgtttttatccgcCTTTACTACATTTCACTCtaagaaaaaaaggttatttaaGGTTATATATAGAACCTTTTGGTTCTATGGGTACCCATAAAAAACCGTTAGTTTAAACTGGTTCTTTATAGAACCCTAAGGTTAAAGGGTTCTTTATAGAACCATTTTAGATAGGATTTCTGGCGCGCGTATTTCCATGTTGACGCTTGTCGAGAAAATCTCGTATTCAGTTTATGTCAGAGAAGTTTTTGAGATAAGCGGTAGGGGAATTATTTCAATCCCTCTACAGttaatatgtttatatagttAGATAACGTTTTTCCATtattatacagtaatataatgttttatgttttagatGGGTTGATATAGAGAGACGTTTTATTAGTATTAATGTTGTAAATACGTTTAGGAATAAGCAATTCGtaggacttaaaaaaaaaattccgttgagaattaaaaaataaataaaaaatgttgagGTATATTCTCTGTGGTATAGTCAATATTACCGTGACTTGAAATACCGCCGCTGCTATTCTTAACGTTCTAATGTACTATTTAAATTATTAGAATGATAACGTACAAGTTGGAATATTAATTGTGAATATATGGCGGTGACTTTTCCAAGAGCTCatacttttaaaacaataaagGATAAATTAAACTCACAGTTCCCGTAACAAACTGCATAAGTGGTAAGCCTATATTTTAGGCCTactaaaatatcaaataaatgcTATCCTTCACTTTTAATAAGCATGATTTAAATAGTGAATTTATTGTAAATCAATTTATTGAAATTATAACCGACTTTATATTTCACCCAGCTTTGTGCAGGTTAGATGGGCAGGGAGATGCAGAGAGCTGGACTGGGAGACACAGACAGctggacagagacacacagagagagcttcacagagagacagagagaactgGACAGAGACACAAAGAGAGCTggacagggacacagagagagctggacagggacaggacacagagagagctggacagagagagctggacagggacacagagatacacagctGGACAAGGACAGGACACAGAGAGCtggacagagatacagagagctggacaggcaggcagagagagagggatataGGGAGGAAGAGGAAGCTGGACAATTGATTAATACACATTATTGTATAACATTAACCGatttaatgaataaaaataatttaaattcatGTTGTGCTTTTTATGCTGCTTATAAACATGTGCAATGCAATACTGCATTAGAAAAATATTACCTTACCTTACTTTCTTAGCGTTAAATTATaactattatatatatttatttattttgcgtattatattattatattatatttatatagtcaaGGGGTATAAAAGGTAAACAGGTTtgaaatacaacaataaaaacaacacacagatATCTTGATTAAGACCAATATggctgcaaacaaaacaaaaaacctggaAAAAGTAGCCCACGCAGGAACTTTACTCTtaacttcccctattcaaaaaaatatatacaaaaataataacggTCTGGTTCTCTGTTGCCTTTTTTCAATTGAATTAATGGAGAATAAAACCAAACCACGCTAACAACTATCTAGCATAAATcgatatttttgtgtttgtttgttttgcaatctCCTCACACTGCGGGTTTTTGTTGTATTCACAGCGTTGATAATGTTCGATATAGCTAGATGTTACTATAGCgcggaccatgggtcaaaccaatgtttgtgtcgGGTGCGGGCAAAATACATAGCCGTCATGTCCCCCCGTCCCCTTCCCCCAGTACccgtccccctccctctctctgtaatCAAAGAGCGGGTGGCCCGTGCCCCCTCTGTGCTACGGGTTACGCGACTACGTATACAggcatattgatttattttatttta
Protein-coding regions in this window:
- the LOC117431580 gene encoding transcriptional activator protein Pur-alpha — encoded protein: MADRDSGSEQGGAPTGPGAGSLHPAAGGAGSASGLQHETQELASKRVDIQNKRFYLDVKQNAKGRFLKIAEVGAGGNKSRLTLSMSVAVEFRDYLGDFIEHYAQLGPSNPDMVQDEPRRALKSEFLVRENRKYYMDLKENQRGRFLRIRQTVNRGPGLGSSQGQTIALPAQGLIEFRDALAKLIDDYGVEEEPAELPEGTSLTVDNKRFFFDVGSNKYGVFMRVSEVKPTYRNSITVPYKVWAKFGNTFCKYAEEMKKIQEKQREKRASELLQQQEEVHGDDGDED